The stretch of DNA TCATTTCCCCCCGCGGTCGCAATTTCGATGAGCGGAGTGCCAATGTCACCAGCACCAACGATGACGATATACATCTGGAATCGGGGTTCTCCGCCGGTTATTGAAAGTGTGTCGCTTCTCAGATTTGCGTGACCCACGCGACGTAGTCGTCCGACCGCTCATAGACAGTACAGAACGCCACATCGACGAACGCCGCGACGCGTTCTGGGTCGGTGCGCGCGGCGATGCGGACGTTCGCACCCTCTGCTTCCTCAGGGCGGGTGAGCTCGTCGATTTTGAACGCCGGATAGTCTGCGAGCAGGGCTTTGAGGCGGTCGAGTTCGGCCGCGGTGCAATCGAGGTTGAGCGTGCCCGAGGCAAACTGTATCCACGGAGCGAGGGACTCGCCCTCGACTTCGGCTTCGATGGTGAGAAACTGGCTGTCTCGACTGTCGTGTGCGGCAATCGCATCGACGAAAAGTGCCCGACGCGTGTCGGCGGTATCGGCGGCAAATCGCGTCATGCGGACGGCTTTGTCGCGGAGGAGTAAAAGCGAGGGGGCCGCAGGTTGGCAGGACCTTCGCCCGTTTCCATACGCCTTTTAGGGCTGGCCTCAAATTCTCGGCTATGAGTCAGCCGCACATCCTGTTGCTCGGCGCACCGGGCGCTGGTAAAGGCACCCAGAGCAGTCGAATCGTGGAGGCGTTCGATGTCGAACACGTCACGACAGGTGACGCACTGCGCGCCAACAAGGACATGGAGACGGAGTACGGCACGCCTCGGTCGTTCATGGAAGCAGGCGAACTTGTCCCCGACCCGGTCGTAAACGCCATCGTCGAAGAGGCGCTCACGAGCGCGGACGGCTTCGTCTTAGACGGCTACCCGCGCAACTTAGAGCAGGCAGAAGAACTCGACGACATGACGAGCCTCGATCTCGTTGCCTACCTCAACGTTGCAGAAGAGGAACTCGTAGAACGTCTGACCGGCCGCCGCGTTTGCAGTGAGTGTGGCACCAATTTCCACATCAAATTCAACCAGCCCGCAGTACAGGGCGTCTGCGACGAGTGTGGCGGCGACCTCATCCAGCGTGACGACGACACCGAAGAGACCGTCCGCGAGCGCCTGCGCGTCTTTCGGGAGAACACGGAACCGGTCATCGAGTTCTACCGCGAGCGCGGCCAGCTCGTCGAAATCGACGGCGAAGGCACGCCCGACGAGGTCTGGGGGAAGCTGAAAGCCGCCATCGAAGCCGCACAGTAAGCGACTTTTCTTCCGGCGCGAAGCCGGTTTTCCGGCGCGCGCAGAGTAAAAGGTTGATTAACAGCTAGTGCCAAGAGAGGGCAATGGCACGGACAGCGGAAAAAGTGACCGCACTCGTCAACCAAGACGGGTCGATGGCCGACGCCCTCAACGTCGTCCTCGAACACGCCCAAAACGGAGATGGCTCCGTGACGTGGGGCGATGTGAAAGGCGAGATTACGAGCGGCGAGTGGGGTCGTCTCATCGAGAAGGGCATCCTGGTGGAGGGGAACGGCGAAGGGTTCGTCGTCAACAACCCAGACCAGGTGCGCGCGGCGCTCGATGACACCACCCCGGGCACGAAAAGTCGGTCGCGGTCGAAGAAGTCGAACAGTAGCGACACAGATTCGAGTTGGTCATCCTACGACAAGGCCGCAGCCCTCATCACCGTGGGGCTGTTCGCGGGCTACTCCTATGGCCCCGTTCGCGACATCATCGGTGGGGGGATGAACGTCCTCCTTGGTCCGCTCGAATCGATGTTGCCGTTCTACGTCGTCGTGATGGTGCTTGCACTCTTTACTGGGCTTTACTCGACGCTCTTGCAGGCGAACCTCATGGACATGGAGAAGATGGGCGAGTACCAGTCTGCGATGAAGGAGATTCAAGAGCGGCGCAAGGCCGCCCAAGAGCGCGGCGACGACGCCGAACTCGAACGCATCCAAGAAGAGCAGATGGAAGCCATGGGCGACAACCTCGGCATGTTCAAAGAGCAGTTCCGCCCGATGGTGTGGATTATGCTCCTGACCATCCCGGTGTTCCTCTGGATGTACTGGATGCTCCTCACCCGCGGTGACGTGATTACGCCGAACCAAATCACCATGCCGCTGATCGGGACGGTCGGCTGGGAAGAGGGTGTCCTTGGCCCACTGCAGGCGTGGATTCTCTGGTACTTCGTCTGCTCGGTGAGCTTCACCCAAATCATCCGCAAATCGCTCAACATCCAGACGACGCCGACGTAACGAACTTCTTTTTACTCCCTCGCTCGGAGGGTGTATATGCTAATTACCGTCTCCGGACCAGCCGGAAGCGGCAAGAGTACCACCGCGAAAGCGCTCGCCGAGGCACTTGGCTACGAGCACATCAGCGGTGGCGACCTCTTTCGCTCTCTTGCAGAAGAACGTGGACTGACACCGCTCGAACTCAACAAGCGCGCAGAAGAAGACGAGCAAATCGACCGCGACTTGGATCGAAGACTGCGCGACATCGCCCGCGACAAAGACGACGTGGTGCTCGAATCGCGCCTCGCTGGCTGGCTCGCAGGCGAGTACGCAGACCTCCGCCTCTGGCTTGATGCGCCACTGCACGTCAGAGCCGCACGGATTGCAGACCGCGAGGGCAAACCCGTAGAGCAAGCACGAAAGGAGACGCGCGCTCGCTCAAGCAGTGAAGCCCAGCGATATCAAGAGTACTACGGCATCGACATCACCAACCTCTCTATCTACGACCTGAACGTCAACACGGCGCGTTGGAGCCCGGAAAGCGCGCTCGCCATCGTCCGAACTGCGGCCGAAGAGTACACCGCAGCAGACGACGAAGGGACGGTCGAGATAACCATCGACTACCAGTTCTAATGCACACACGCGGCCCACCCGAAGAACGACGCCCCACAGACCGCCTCCAGTTCGGGGTCATCAACCTCGACAAACAGCCCGGCCCGTCGGCCCATCAGGTGACCGGCTGGGTGCGCGATTTGGCCGGAGTCGAACAGGCCGCCCACGCGGGAACCTTAGACCCGAAAGTCACGGGCTGTCTCCCGATTTTACTCGGTGACGCCACGCGCATGGCACAGGTGTTCTTAGAGGGCGAAAAGGAGTACGTCGCGGTGCTCGAACTCCACGGCCGCGCACCTGCGGACCTGGAAGCGACAGTGGAGGAGTTCGTCGGCCCGATTTACCAGAAACCGCCGCGCAAGAGCGCCGTGGTTCGTCGCCTGCGCGTCCGCGAGATTTACGACATCGACGTGCTCGAAGTCGCAGAGCGCCAAGCCCTCCTGAGAATTCGCTGTGAGAGCGGCACGTACATCCGGAAACTGTGCCACGATATCGGCCTCGCGCTCGGAACCGGCGGGCACATGGGCCACCTCCGCCGGACGGCCACGACGCCGTTCGACGATTCGACCATGGTGACGCTCCACGACTTCGCAGACGCGCTTGCCTTCGCCGAAGACGGCGACGAAAGCTGGCTCGACGAGGTGGTGCAGCCAGCAGAGCGCGCGCTCACTCACCTGCCGAAGGTTACGATTGCGCCAAATGCGGCCGAACAGGTCGCAAACGGCGCACAGGTGTACGCCCCCGGCGTGATTTCAGTCGAAGGCGTCGAAGACGGCGCCGAGGCAGACCGCCCACTCGTGGCGTGCTACACGCCGGACGGCGCGGTCGTGTGCCTCGGCAGACTGGTCGGTGCCCCGTCTCGGGAGACGGGCTGTGTGGTCTCCTTAGAGCGCGTTCTCGTCTGAGGAAACCCGTAGGCGGGACGCCGAAGCGAAGGGCTTAATGTGCCCACTCACATCTGCCGTATTGCGGGACCGTGGGGTAGCCTGGTATCCTCTGCGGATGGGGTCCGTAGGACCTGAGTTCGAATCTCAGCGGTCCCACCTTTTGACGCGAATAACGCTACGAGCGCCGCGTAGCGTGTGCGAGTAACTCCGTGAGCGTCGAAAGGTGGACAGAGCCTTGGCGTCTTGCGCGAGCGTGAAGAGCGACTGGCATCCACATTCAACCTCGCGTCCACCTTGCACATGCAAGCCCCAACCCGCCGCCGTACAGGACTTTCAAGCCAATCGGCCCAAGCACATACAAGTGGTCGCGCCAAATCAGTGGTATGGGGTTGGGTAAATTACTGAACTCTCGGGGAATAAAGCGGCTAAGTACGCTGTCGATGATTGCAGAGGCGGCGGTTGCGTTCCGTCGTGGAGAGAAGAAGATTGGAGCGATGCTCATCGGGGCGGCCGTGCTCTCCATGCGCTGGAGTGCCGTTGGGCTGGCCGGTGAGGGATTGATTCGACTGTACCGTCGGAAACGACCACTCTAAGCAAGCCAATGACAGACGATAACTCCGAAGACAAAGCCGAGGCAGCACAGGCACAGCAAGAAGCGCGAAACGAGCACGAACAGGAGCGCAAACAGGAAAAGCTCGAACGCGAAGACCAGAAACGAGAGCAGGAAGCCGAAAAAGCGGAGAATCCGGACAACCACCGCGACGGCGAGCCGTTCCAGAGCTGATTTTTTAGAGCAGTCCGGCGACGACGAGCAGCGCAAGGGCGACCGCGCCCGCGGTGAAAAACAGCGGGAGGTTCTGCTCTACGGCCACCTTCGCGGTTTTACTGCCGAGTTCGCGGCGGAGACGGCGGAGACCGACTTGGAGGAGGCCGGAGAGAATCACCCAGAGGACGACCATCGAGATGACGAGGTGGCCCCGCCCGGTCGAGGCCAGCGAGCCAAAGGTGTAGAAGTTCCCGGCGAGGTGGCCGCCGGTGATAAGCAAGAGAAGAATCGAGGCGGTCGTCACGGTGGTAAAGCGCCCGGCAATCCACTTGAGACCGTCAGTGCTCATCTGCCCGGCGCGGGCGGCGGGGAGGATGATACCGACGAAAAAGAGCGTGCCGCCGACCCAGATGCCGGCGAACAGCATGTGGAACACGGCCATAATCGTATCAATGAGTGCCATGTTCCGAGTATGGCACCGGGGTGTCCAAATTGTTCCGGTTGCTGAATTGTTTGGTCAGGCCGGGACCCATTGCGACCCAGAATTGCGGGTGACGATGATGCCTTCTGCTCGCCATTCGTCACAGACGGCCGGTATGCCGTCGTGGATTGTTGGGTAGTGTGGCGTCCAGCCGGTCGCGTCCCGAAAGTGGGCGGCCGAGGTCGGCATCGGGCGGGTCAGAAAGCGGACGAGGCCGCTGCCAGCGACGAGGCGTCCCAAAAACGGTGGGATGTGTCTCGGTTCCGGGGCATCGAGTGCCTCCGCGAAGGTGTGTAGGTACTCGGCCAGCGAGACTGGCGTTTCATCAACGACGTGATAACGTCCCACTGCTCCGGCCTCCATCGCATCGACGAAGGCACGTGCTGCGTCCTCGACGTGCAGGTGGCTGAGGAGGGCGTCGCCTCGGCCAATGATGGGCATCCGTCGAGAGAGCACCCGTTGGGCAATGGTCTGTGTCTGGGTGCTGCCAGCGGAGTAGAACCAGCCACAGCGCAGGATTGTCGTGTCGAACTCGTTCGTGGTTCCCGCCGCGGTGACGATGTCCTCTGCGTCGAGCGCCGAGGCAGTCGTTCGGTCGGGGTGGGGTGGTGCGGTCTCGTCGTAGAAACTCCCGTCTGGCTGGCGGGCAACCCAGACGATGCTTTGTTGGAGGAACTGCGAAGCGTCCACCGCCGCGGCCACATCGGTAAGGTTTCGCGTTCCCTCGCGGCGAACGCGGTCGTTCAGTTGCCATGCAGCCCGTTTGGGGCGAGCAGTCGTGGGGATGGCGGTCGCAGCGTTGATAATCACGTCCGCGCCGAGCGCCGCTTCACGGAGTGAGTCGGGGTCTAACACGTCCCCGCGTCGAGGATGCCCGCCCGCCAATTCGATGCGTCTGTCACCCGCTGCCCCCCGCGACAGACCAATCGCTTCGTGACCACGGTTCGTGCACGCTTCGACCAACCTTTGTCCGAGGACACCCGTTGCTCCCGCAATGAACACCTGCATAGCTGGAAGTAGGAGTGCAGTAGGGATACTCGTTACCAGAAACGGGAAATAGTCGAGTTAGTCGTGCTTTGCGGCGGGGTTGGTCACCGCGCCGATTGCGGCCGAGCCGAACAGTTGGCCGTACTTTGCGAGCACGCCCGAGTCGTAGTTCGGTGCGGGTGCCTCCCAGTCGTCGAGTCGGGCGGCGAGTTCGGCCTCAGAGAGGTCGATGTCGAGGGAGCGTTCCGGGATGTCCACCGTAACGATATCGCCCTCTTCGAGGACGGCGATTGGCCCGCCGACGAACGCTTCGGGGGCGACGTGGCCAATCATCGGGCCACGCGTGCCGCCGGAGAACCGGCCGTCGGTGATGAGCGCCACGTCGTCTTCGTGGCCCGCCCCGACGACGGCGGCGGTGACGCCGAGCATTTCGCGCATGCCGGGGCCGCCCTGTGGCCCTTCGTTGCGGATGACGATGACGTCGCCCGATTCGATGTGACCCTCTTGGACGTAGGCCATCGCGTCCTCTTCGTCTTCGAAGATGCGGGCGGGGCCTTCGTGGTGGAACTTGTCGTCGCCGGTGACTTTGAGCACCGCGCCGTCGGGCGCGAGGTTGCCTTTGAGGATTTTGATGGCTCCCTCTGCCTGTTTCGGTTCCTCGACAGTGTAGAGGAAGTCTGTCTCGATGTCCTCGTCTGCAGGCAGGTCGAGCTGGTCGAGTTCGTCTGCGATGGTGCGGCCGGTCACGGTCATCGCGTCGCCGTGGATGAGTCCGGCGTCGAGCAGACGGCGGATGACGATTGGAACGCCGCCGATTTCGTGGAGGTCGTTCATGACCCGCGTGCCGCCGGGCTGGAGGTCGGCGATTTTCGGCGTGCGACGCGAGATCTCGTCGAAGTCGTCGATATCGAGGTCGATGCCCGCCTCGCGGGCGAGCGCGAGCAGGTGGAGCACGCCGTTGGTCGAACCACCAATCGCGGTCTGGACGGCGATGGCGTTCTCGAAGGATTTTCGGGAGAGAATGTCGGAGGGACGGCGGTCTTCGCGGATGACCTCGACGGCGAGTTCGCCTGCGCGTCGGGCCACGTCGTAGCGTTCGTCGTGTTCTGCGGGTGCGCTTGCACTCCCGAGTGGGGCCATGCCGAGCGCTTCGCTGATGGATGCCATCGTGTTCGCGGTGAACATCCCACCGCAGGAACCCGCGCCGGGACAGGCGTGGCGCTCTAGCTCGTCTAATTCTTCTTCGCTCATGTCGCCGGTTGCGTACGCGCCGACGCCTTCGAACACCTGGACGATGGTCACGTCGCGGCCGTCGTGGTGGCCGGGCATGATGGAGCCACCGTAGAGAAAGACGCTCGGGAGGTCGGTTCTGATGGATGCCATCATCATCCCCGGGAGGTTTTTGTCACAGCCCGCGACCGTGACGAGGCCGTCGAGTCGTTCCCCGAAGGCGACGAGCTCAACCGAATCGGCGATGACTTCTCGGGAGATGAGCGAGGCTTTCATCCCTTCGGTGCCCATCGAGATGGCGTCCGAGATGGTGATGGTGCCGAACTCAATTGGCATACCGCCCGACTGGTCGACCCCTTCGATGGCCGAGGCCGCAACGTCGTCTAAGTGGACGTTACACGGCGTGATGTCCGCGGCGGGGTTTGCGATGCCAATCATGGGCGAGGCGAGGTCTTCGTCGTCGAAGCCCATCGCCCGGAACATGGCGCGGTGTGGCGCTCGTTCTGGCCCCTCGGTGACATCGCGGGAGGGAAGCCCCTCTGGCTTCTCTAACTTCTGCTTGTGACGCTGGCTCATACGCGGAGGTAGCCACGGAGGTTCTTAAAAGGCCGCACCCGAACAGATGTTGCTGTCATTCCGAAACAACAGAACACCTTTGCCGTCGGGGGCGGGAAAACAGGGTGATGAACGCCGACTGGCCGGAGGCTGCCGTCGTCATCGCCGCCTACGAGGAGGCCGACTCGGTTGGCCGCACGTTTGACGCGCTCGCTGGGCAGGACGCCGAGGTCATCGTCGTGGTCGGCGGCGACGACGAAACGGCCGAGATTGCGATAGCCCACGACGCCGTCGACCGCGTTCTCTGCGACGAAGCCGAAGACGGCCCGAGCGCCGCGCGCAATCAGGGCGCACGCGCCGCGTCAGCAGAAGTCGTCTGTTTCACCGACGCGGACACTGTTGTTCCAAACTACTGGGTCGCAAAGCATCGGCGTCACTATACGGATGATACGGTGGCGGGCGTTGGCGGCCCGCTCCGGCCACAGGGAAACAGCACGAAACACCGAATTTTGTTCAAACTCCTCTCTGACTACTGGTATCGCGCGGCGTGGCCCGTCGGCTTCGTTCAGCAATCGGGGAACAACTGTTCGTATCGCCGGAGTGCGTTTCTCGAAGCCGGTGGCTTCGACGAGGAGATTCCGTTCATGGAAGATACCGAGTTGTCCCTTCGGATGAAGCACTACGGGCGCATCGTCTACGACAAGGAGTGTCCGGTGTACACCTCGACGCGTCGCCAGACCAACCAGGGCTACGTCGGGCTGTTTCTCACCTACGTTCGCGGCTATCTCGATTACTTCGTCCTCGACCGGCGACCCGACAACGGCTACTTTAAATAGTCAGTTGCCACTGTCGAAACCCCGATACCACAACCACGCCAAGCGACGGCCATGGTGCGGGTCTCGACCGGTGGTCGTCTCCACTTTGGCTTTAGCAACCTCTCGCTTGCGCACGCGCGCCTCTACGGCGGCGTCGGCGTCACGCTCGCAGAGCCACGCGTGGTGGTCGAAGCCCACCCCGCAGACGGCGTTGTGTGTGACCACCCGGTCGCCGCCCGCTACGCACAAGACGCAGTCGCCGTCCTCGGCGTGCCCGGCGCGCGCGTGACGGTACACGAAGAACTGCCCCGACACGTCGGTCTCGGGAGCGGCACACAGCTCGCGTTGGCGACGCTCAAAGCCGTCGCAGAGGCGAACGATCAGGAGATTTCCGTGCGCGAAGTTGCGCCGACGCTCGGCCGCGGCGGGCGCAGCGGCATCGGAGTGGCAGGTTTCGAGTCAGGTGGGTTCATTTTCGACGCCGGTCACCCGACGGAGCGATTCACGACAAATCGCCCGGCGGACGGCGAGTGGGACGTGCCCGCGGTTGCGGCGCGCCACGACATCCCCACAGACTGGCGGTTCGTCGTCGTGATTCCAGCCATCCCATCGGGGCGAAGCGGCGCGGACGAAGACGAGAGCATTCGGACGGTCGTCGAAGACGCAGACCCGATGCTCGCAGACGACATTTCGACCCAAATTGCCCGGCGCATCCTGCCCGCGGTCGCAGAGGGCGACTGGCGGACGTTTGGCTCGGCGGTGGCGACCATCAGCCGCCTCAATGGCGCGTGGTACGCAGACGAACAGGGCGGCGTGTTCCGCCCGCCCCTTGGGGAACTCGTGAATACGCTGACCGCGAGCGGCGCGGTGTCGGGCGCAGGCCAGTCGTCGTGGGGACCAGCAGTGTTCGGCGTGACCGACCGCGACCACGCGGAAGCAGCCCGAAACGTGGCACACGAAGCGCTCGACGCGGTTTCGGTATCGGGCGAGGTGTTCGTCACCCGGGGTCGAAACGCTGGGGCGGACATTCATTCGGAGTAACACGTAAGCGGGAGGCCTGCCATAGCCCGGTATGAAGCGCATCCCCTTTGGCATCCCGCGGCTCGACTCCATCATCGACGGTGGCGCACCCGCCGGGAGCGTCGTCTTGCTGTCTGGAGAAGCAGGGGCAGGGGCACGGGAGTTCATGTACACGAGCGCCGTGATGAACGGCCTCGCAGACGGTGATACGGAACTGTTCGACCTCTACTACGGCGACGTGCAACCGGAAACGGTGTTTCCGGACGAAGTTCATTATCTGTCATTTACCGCAGACGAAGCCCAACTCACCCGTGAGATTGGGATGACCATCGACGAAGAAATCGTCGAACAGAGCGTCGAGGCAATTACGTTTCACGACCTCTCAGACGAGTATTTCAACGAGAGCCAAGTGCCGAGAGAGTGGTACGCAGAGAAGGCGCTCTCAATCGAAGACCTCGGCACGTCACACGACTCAGAAGGCGTGCTTACGGCACTCTCCCACTGCCTCGACCGCGTCGCAAGCGGCAACCTCGTCGTCATTGACTCGCTCACTGACCTCGTGAGCATCGTCTCCGACGAACGCCCGTGGGCTGACATCACGCTGATAATTAAAGGCCTCCAGAAGGCAGCCTACCGGTGGGACGGCCTGATTCTCCTCTACATCAACGCAGAGACGATTCAGCCAGAAGAACACGAACAACTGGTCGAAGCGACCGACGGGACGATGGAATTTACGTGGGAAACCGGCGGGTCGAGTCGGGCGCGAACCATGTTCGTCAAACAGTTCCGCGGCATCCTCCCACGGATTGAGGCTGAAAACATCGTTCGATTCGAAACTGAAATTAACGACTCCGGGTTCGACATTAGCAACGTGCAGAAAATCAGATAAGTTGGAAGGAACGTTTATGGTGATTGTTCCGAAATCTGTACTGAATGGAGGGTGAGGAATCGAGGGATGTGGCGGTGCGGATACCGGAGTCGCTTGACGAGTGGCTCACAGCAAAAACAGCGGCGCTTGGCGTCTCGCGTGAGACGCTCCTCGTCCAGTTGCTTGCGGCGTATCGGTTGACTGACGAAACCACCGCAGGTGACCTCAAAGCGGCGCTCGAACAACACGATGCAGTCGATAGCAACCAGCTTGCGGCAGTCGAGTCTGCGCTCACACAGAAAGTCGACACAGAAGTGGGCGAGCTAGACGAGAAGGTCAACTCGCTCATCGACGACGTACGAGCGCGAGTCATTCAGGTGAAAAAAGAGGCAGATTCGAAAGCAGAGAGCGACCACACGCACCCAGAACTCTCGACCGTCGAAACTCTCGAAGAGTCAGTAAACCGCCTCCAAGACGAAGTAGACCGGCTGGAAACCGCCGTAGACCACGAGGCGAGCACGCGCACGGACGAACACACGGCGCTTCGTGAGCGTATCGACGACCTCGAATCGAAGCTCCAGACCGTTGCCCGCGTCACACTCGACATGCGCAACGTGGTGCGCACTGACGCAGAGCGCGCAGAGCGCGAGCGACTGCTTTCAACCCTCAGAGAGATTGCGACGGAGGAGGGCGTGCGCAACGCGAAGTGTGGCGCGTGTGGCGCGCCAATCGACGTGGCGCTCCTCAATGACCCAACCTGTCCGGGCTGTGGCCACCTGTTCACCGACATTGAACCGGGGACGTGGCTCATTCGCTCGCCACGACTCGTGAACACCCGCCCCGAACTCGAAGTCGGAGGCGACGAGGAGACCGACTTAGACGTGCTCGCGGAGGTCGTCGGCGAGGTCGAAGTCGCCCCCGGAGGTAACAACCAATGACGCGCGACGACCACGACATCTTCGACCAACTCGCAGCGGAGACGAGCCACGAGGTGAAAGACCCGCTTTCAGAACTCGGCGCCGAGTCGCTGCGTGACGAAGAAGCCAAAACACTCGCCGAGGACGACCTCTGGGACGCGCTCGCGGACACAGACGACATGACGATTACGAGCACAGCCGGCGAGGGCGAAGAGGCCATCGTGGAAAAACAGGACTTCTGTGAGTCCTGCGAGCACTTCACCGCACCGCCGGAGGTCGGCTGTACGAACGACGGGACGAAAATCGTCGAACAGACCGACATGCGCCACTTCAAGGTGCGAAACTGCCCCGTCGTCGCCCAACGGCGCGAACTCGAAGAAGAGCGCTAACCCTTTTTTGCGCAGAGCGACAACCCGCGTCCATGCAATTTTGCGACGAGTGTGGCTCCATGATGCACGCAGACGGCGATGAGATGGTGTGCAAGAGCTGTGGCGCGCGCGTGCCAAAGGACAAAGAGGCCGCGAAAAGCTTCGTCAGCACGGAAAAGCAAACCTTCGACGACGTTATCGAAACCAGCGAAGAGGCCTCAGACGAGGGGAAACCAACCGCCAACGAAGAGTGCAAAAAGTGTGGGCACGACCGCGCGTGGTACACCATCAAGCAGACCGGGTCTGCTGACGAGCCACCGACGCGGTTTTTCAAGTGTATGGAATGCGGGCATCGGTGGCGAGGGTATAGCTGAGGGCAGGTGTCGAGTAGCCGACGCGATAGTTCGAGACACATCACGCCGATTGGATGACGTGCTGCGGGCCCGAGACTGGGTGGGCTCACGTGAAGCAAAACACCATTACCTCCCGTGTCCGTGGCTAGTGGTATGGGTTCAACGGACAAGGTGACCGTCAGAGACGTGATGTCCACGCCGCTTGAGACGATTTCGAAGGGCGCAACGATTCGGGAAGCCGCCCAGCAGATGCGTGAAAAGGATATCAGTGCACTGGTCGTCGAGACCACTCCGCGAGCGATTATTAGCAGTACGGACGTGCTCGATGCCGTCGCGAGCGGGCGTGACATCTCGAAGCTAACCGTAGCTGACGTGATGACCACCAACGTCGAGACGGCCACGCCAAACCTCTACATGGAAGAGGTTGCCGCGATGATGACCAGTTACGGTATCAAACACCTCCCGGTTGTTGACGACGACTACGTCGGAATGATCTCCTCAACCGACGTCATGGCGTACCTCTCCTAAGCAACGTAGCAGTCAAGATATGGGAAGCGAGCAGGTTCACAACTGGACGACGAGGCCCTCACGGGCTCGTTCGTACGTCGTCTCGAATGGGTCGGTGCGGTCGCGGAGCGTCTCTCGCAGCCACGCAGCCTCGTCCTCGGTCGTCGGTCTGACCCCGTCGTCGATGTGGAACGGGACGAGCCGTATCTTTTCGAATTCCCCGTCGATGAGCGTGACTTCGAACAGGTAGCTCTTGTCGTTACCCAGGTCGTCTTTGATACCGAAATCGTCCACAAGGTCGCCGGTATCGTGGAGGATGACGCCGTCTTCGTACTGTTCTATCGCTTGAACCACGTGTGCGCTGTGCCCGTGGACGAGGTCAACGCCGCGGTCTACGAGCCAGTGGCCGAACTCAACCAGTCGGTCGCGGGGACGTTCGATCCAGTTTTCGCCCCAGTGGACGGACGCGACGAGGATATCCGGATCCGTTGCTTTCGCTCGCTCTATTGCGTCACCGACGACGCGCTGAGTTTCCGGACCGTCGTAGTTCCGAGAAATCCAGGCGATTCCGGGTCGATCCTCAGTCGCCGCGTAAAATTCGTACTCGTCTGAAAACGAGATAGCGGCGACATCGAGGCCGCCGACCGAAAACGTCGCGGGTGCGCGCGCAGCCGCCGCGTTTTCGCCAGTGCCCGCGTGTTCGATACCACCTGCATCGAGTGCGTCGATTGTGTCGGTGAGGGCAACCGCGCCGAAATCCATCGCGTGATTGTTGGCGAGCGAGGCGAACGTAACGTTCCCGGCGTTGAGCGCGGGAACCGCCCACGCTGGATCCCCGCGAAAGTGGTAGGTGCGGTCGGGAAATCGTTCTCCACGCGTCGAGAGACAGCATTCGAGGTTACAGAAAACGCCGTCGAGCGACTGGAGTCTGGGCTGGAAGTCACCCCAGATAGTCGCCGGGTCAACGTCTTCGTCGCCATAAATTCCGTTGAGCGATCGTCCGACCATCGTGTCCCCGCCGAATCCAATGGTCGTTTTTCGGTGTGCAGTCGTCGTCGAGTCGACAGTGGTAGCCGGGGTGGTGGTCGACTCGGAGGTGGGAGGGGCGTCGGCCCCAGTGGGCATCTCGGATGGGGGCGAGTCAGTGCTCGTTCCGATGCAGCCTCCGAACGCCACCACGCCCATCGCTGAGAGGAATGCGCGTCGATTCCGCTTCATTCAGTTGTTGGTTCAGTGTCATGTTCTAAATACCTGACGGCGTGAATGCGTAAATAACTGCCCACCAACTGTCCGTAACTGCCCGCGACGACACTGCTTTGCTGGGTCGGTGAGGTTGTGAGAGGGTGTTTATTG from Haladaptatus sp. ZSTT2 encodes:
- a CDS encoding CapA family protein, which encodes MKRNRRAFLSAMGVVAFGGCIGTSTDSPPSEMPTGADAPPTSESTTTPATTVDSTTTAHRKTTIGFGGDTMVGRSLNGIYGDEDVDPATIWGDFQPRLQSLDGVFCNLECCLSTRGERFPDRTYHFRGDPAWAVPALNAGNVTFASLANNHAMDFGAVALTDTIDALDAGGIEHAGTGENAAAARAPATFSVGGLDVAAISFSDEYEFYAATEDRPGIAWISRNYDGPETQRVVGDAIERAKATDPDILVASVHWGENWIERPRDRLVEFGHWLVDRGVDLVHGHSAHVVQAIEQYEDGVILHDTGDLVDDFGIKDDLGNDKSYLFEVTLIDGEFEKIRLVPFHIDDGVRPTTEDEAAWLRETLRDRTDPFETTYERAREGLVVQL